A single window of Rubripirellula lacrimiformis DNA harbors:
- a CDS encoding GntR family transcriptional regulator, whose protein sequence is MTQSLAEKSYDHIRQMLASGQLPPGKRLVNRTLAAEIGVSVIPVREAINRLASEGLVDHVPGSGAFARDISRQDLDNLYVLRDALESCAAAEAARHVTEDELQEFDYILQQIRQTADAIAGSRNGYSNKRQLNEWMDNEQHFHELLIDASRNPLLAKVVRENRAISAVFECQRNDPRLLTADLAARTCKSKMQLVDALRERASARARQLMSDQIQQGRKTVLGYLARKRRPGS, encoded by the coding sequence GTGACCCAGAGTCTCGCCGAAAAATCTTACGATCACATTCGCCAGATGCTGGCCAGCGGTCAACTTCCGCCCGGCAAGCGGCTGGTCAATCGCACCTTGGCGGCCGAGATCGGCGTCAGTGTGATTCCCGTGCGCGAGGCGATCAACCGATTGGCAAGCGAAGGATTGGTGGATCATGTGCCCGGATCGGGTGCCTTTGCACGCGACATCAGTCGGCAAGATTTGGACAACCTGTATGTCTTGCGGGATGCGCTGGAAAGCTGCGCCGCGGCAGAGGCGGCCCGGCATGTCACCGAAGATGAACTGCAAGAGTTCGATTACATCCTGCAACAGATTCGTCAGACGGCCGATGCGATCGCCGGCAGCCGAAACGGGTATAGCAACAAACGCCAGCTGAACGAATGGATGGACAACGAGCAGCATTTTCATGAACTGCTGATCGATGCGTCACGCAATCCGTTGTTGGCTAAAGTTGTGCGGGAGAATCGAGCGATCAGTGCCGTGTTTGAATGTCAACGCAATGACCCCAGACTGCTGACCGCCGATTTGGCGGCACGCACCTGCAAATCCAAGATGCAGTTGGTCGATGCGCTGCGGGAGCGTGCATCGGCGCGGGCCAGACAGTTGATGAGCGATCAGATTCAACAGGGACGCAAAACGGTACTCGGCTATCTGGCGCGCAAGCGCCGACCGGGATCCTGA
- a CDS encoding sodium:solute symporter family transporter gives MVQPPIVGGFMIARILGSLCIVLLFAGSPTFATDQTLLSWNALPDLPDDLGVAGPFAGVHNDGLIVAGGANFPRPVWESDKVWRDRIHVLTRTGGDYVWKDGGTLHRPIAYGAAVSVPDGLNVPAGVVCMGGNDSSRTFDDVFRLTWNPETGSIDQESLPSLPQPCAFGAATLIGTTIYLAGGQSGPSLESAMSNFWSLDLSRQATPEQFQWEALPPWPGPPRALNLTVHQHNGYDECVYVIGGRNQQGDDVQFLSDTWEFNPSSNTWRTRRDAPRCIMAGTAIGVGQSHVFVLGGADGSLFHQTDRLRDKHPGFPHKTLAYHTITDTWTEAGPSPANHVTTIAVPWGDSIIVPSGEIRPRVRSPKVFRVTVNRAVPSFGMINYIVLFSYLLSMVGVGVYFAKKNKSTDDYFRGGSRIPWWAAGCSIFATMLSSLTFTGIPSKSYAQDWVYVVGNFTIPLVAIVAVYVALPFFRRIDATSAYEYLEKRFNRSVRRFGSASFTLFHVFRMAVVMSLTGLAMAIATPLTPTQSVLLMGVLSIAYCTLGGVEAVIWTDTIQTIVLFGGGILALILLVAGTDGGFTGFLSAAHASDKFDMANLHLSPTNAQIGLWVIIVGAIGQNLSSYTADQAVVQRYMTTANQRLAARSIWTNAVLSVPASLLFFAIGTALFAFYQSHPEKLDATITTDQVFPLFIAREMPIGVAGLIVAGVFAAAQSTVSTSMNSTATAIVTDFLRPWNVCRSDQGYLRYARGLTLLMGVLGTLLGLVFVDPSIKSLFDTFLVVIGLFMGVLGGLFILGGTTTRANAAGAMTGAMVGAATMFGLWKFTAVNGYLYTSCGITTCFVVGYLASLAFAPPAGDLAGLTIHTLPKVGQDDTPSRKASLEIQS, from the coding sequence ATGGTCCAGCCCCCAATCGTCGGCGGATTCATGATCGCTCGGATCCTTGGTTCCCTCTGCATTGTCCTGTTGTTTGCAGGATCGCCGACATTCGCCACCGACCAGACGTTGTTGTCGTGGAACGCACTGCCCGACCTACCGGACGACCTAGGCGTGGCCGGCCCGTTTGCAGGAGTCCACAACGATGGGTTGATCGTTGCGGGCGGAGCAAACTTTCCCAGGCCTGTTTGGGAAAGCGACAAAGTTTGGCGCGACCGCATCCATGTGCTGACCCGAACCGGTGGCGACTACGTTTGGAAAGACGGTGGCACGCTGCACCGGCCCATCGCCTACGGTGCCGCCGTGTCGGTACCCGATGGACTGAACGTTCCCGCCGGTGTCGTCTGCATGGGCGGAAACGATTCGTCCCGTACGTTTGACGACGTGTTCCGGCTGACCTGGAATCCTGAAACCGGATCGATCGACCAAGAATCGCTGCCATCCCTGCCGCAGCCCTGCGCGTTCGGCGCGGCCACATTGATCGGAACGACGATCTATCTGGCGGGCGGCCAGAGCGGCCCGTCGCTTGAATCAGCAATGTCAAACTTCTGGTCGTTGGACCTGTCGCGGCAAGCCACCCCCGAACAATTTCAGTGGGAAGCACTGCCCCCTTGGCCGGGACCTCCACGTGCACTGAACCTGACGGTTCACCAGCACAACGGCTATGACGAATGCGTGTACGTGATCGGCGGCCGAAATCAGCAAGGTGACGACGTCCAGTTTCTGAGCGACACCTGGGAATTCAATCCCAGTTCAAACACTTGGCGAACGCGCCGCGACGCACCACGTTGCATCATGGCGGGAACCGCAATCGGAGTCGGGCAAAGCCACGTTTTTGTGCTCGGCGGTGCGGACGGGTCACTGTTCCACCAGACCGACCGACTGCGAGACAAGCATCCTGGATTCCCTCACAAAACGTTGGCGTACCATACGATCACCGACACCTGGACCGAAGCTGGGCCCAGTCCGGCCAATCACGTCACCACCATCGCAGTTCCCTGGGGCGATTCCATCATCGTGCCATCGGGGGAAATTCGTCCGCGAGTTCGATCGCCGAAAGTCTTTCGCGTCACCGTGAACCGGGCGGTCCCGAGCTTTGGGATGATCAACTACATCGTGCTGTTTTCCTATCTGCTGTCGATGGTCGGCGTTGGAGTCTACTTTGCCAAAAAGAACAAGAGCACCGACGACTATTTCCGCGGCGGCAGCCGGATCCCATGGTGGGCAGCCGGATGCAGCATCTTTGCCACCATGCTTAGCTCGCTGACGTTCACGGGCATCCCGTCGAAGTCTTACGCGCAAGACTGGGTGTACGTGGTCGGCAACTTCACGATCCCTTTGGTTGCGATCGTCGCCGTCTATGTCGCGCTTCCGTTCTTTCGACGAATCGACGCAACCAGTGCCTACGAGTACCTGGAAAAACGGTTCAACCGATCCGTCCGACGCTTCGGCAGCGCCAGCTTCACGCTGTTCCATGTCTTCCGGATGGCGGTGGTGATGTCGTTGACCGGGCTTGCGATGGCCATCGCAACGCCACTGACGCCCACTCAATCGGTACTGTTGATGGGCGTCCTTAGCATTGCGTATTGCACGTTGGGCGGCGTCGAAGCAGTGATCTGGACCGATACGATTCAGACGATCGTGCTGTTTGGGGGCGGCATCTTGGCGTTGATTCTGTTGGTGGCCGGGACCGATGGTGGTTTCACTGGATTCCTATCCGCCGCCCATGCGTCCGATAAGTTTGACATGGCCAACCTACACCTCAGTCCGACCAACGCACAGATTGGATTGTGGGTCATCATTGTAGGTGCGATTGGCCAAAACCTATCCTCCTATACCGCCGACCAAGCGGTTGTGCAGCGATACATGACCACGGCCAACCAACGACTGGCCGCCCGATCGATATGGACAAACGCGGTGCTTTCGGTGCCCGCGAGTTTACTATTCTTTGCTATCGGCACGGCTCTGTTTGCGTTCTACCAATCGCATCCTGAGAAACTGGATGCGACGATCACGACGGACCAAGTGTTCCCGTTGTTCATCGCTCGGGAGATGCCAATCGGGGTCGCAGGTCTGATTGTTGCAGGCGTCTTTGCCGCGGCTCAATCGACGGTTTCGACCAGCATGAATTCCACCGCTACCGCGATCGTGACGGACTTTTTGCGACCATGGAATGTGTGCCGATCCGACCAGGGCTATCTGCGGTACGCGCGTGGATTGACGCTGTTGATGGGAGTCCTAGGGACGCTATTGGGGCTGGTATTCGTCGACCCCAGCATCAAATCGTTGTTCGACACATTCTTAGTCGTCATCGGTTTATTCATGGGCGTCTTGGGCGGCCTGTTCATCTTGGGCGGAACCACGACGCGTGCCAACGCGGCCGGTGCCATGACCGGGGCGATGGTCGGCGCCGCGACCATGTTCGGACTTTGGAAGTTCACCGCCGTCAACGGATACCTTTACACATCGTGCGGAATCACCACCTGTTTTGTGGTGGGATATCTGGCCAGCCTGGCTTTCGCACCACCCGCTGGAGACCTCGCCGGATTGACCATTCATACGTTGCCGAAGGTCGGACAGGATGACACACCATCGCGTAAAGCGAGCCTGGAAATACAAAGCTGA
- a CDS encoding sialidase family protein, with product MQLRLIIGFSFAVAACQSPWGMARCQVQAAQPSPAAELVDVFVPVQDGYPAIRIPALVTAKDGTLLAFAEGRQGGDHSENDIVLKRSTDGGATWGKLQIVHEQGTLALNNPQAVVLDSGRIILMYQRSKLGERNAATGFGPDAYFTFTQTSDDHGLTWSEPVDVSVQVKRGKVVTSVSSGPGIGIVLQQGKHRGRIVMPFNQGPYGDWRVYAVYSDDDGITWQMGDVADGDGKGHGNEVQMVELADGRLMLNARTQGAGGTKHRKIAHSEDGGQTWSPLKTDSTLIGPVCQASILRYSWPDSGTSVILFANPASHTGRENGLLRVSKDEGQTWSDVQTIYPGAFAYCCLTKMTDGRVGVLFERDGYRTISFTAIRLPNQNPSTQHDPAE from the coding sequence ATGCAACTTCGCTTGATCATTGGTTTTTCCTTTGCCGTCGCCGCATGCCAGTCACCTTGGGGGATGGCCCGTTGCCAGGTGCAAGCCGCCCAGCCGTCGCCCGCAGCCGAGCTGGTCGACGTCTTTGTCCCGGTCCAGGATGGTTACCCGGCCATTCGAATTCCCGCCTTGGTGACCGCTAAGGACGGCACGCTGTTGGCGTTTGCCGAAGGCCGCCAAGGTGGCGACCATTCCGAAAATGACATCGTCCTGAAACGTTCGACCGACGGCGGAGCCACCTGGGGCAAGTTGCAGATCGTCCATGAACAAGGAACGCTGGCCCTGAACAACCCTCAGGCGGTGGTGTTGGATTCGGGACGGATCATCTTGATGTACCAACGCAGTAAACTGGGGGAACGCAATGCCGCTACTGGCTTCGGCCCGGACGCCTATTTTACGTTCACGCAAACCAGCGACGACCACGGCCTGACCTGGTCGGAACCAGTCGACGTATCGGTCCAGGTTAAACGCGGCAAAGTTGTCACCAGTGTGTCGTCCGGCCCCGGCATCGGCATCGTGCTGCAACAGGGCAAACATCGCGGCCGCATCGTCATGCCTTTTAACCAGGGTCCTTATGGCGATTGGCGAGTCTACGCGGTGTACAGCGACGACGATGGAATCACATGGCAAATGGGCGACGTTGCCGATGGCGACGGGAAGGGACACGGCAACGAGGTCCAAATGGTCGAACTGGCCGATGGTCGTTTGATGTTGAACGCGCGTACCCAGGGTGCCGGCGGAACGAAACATCGCAAGATCGCGCATAGCGAAGATGGCGGTCAAACTTGGTCGCCGCTAAAAACCGATTCGACCTTGATCGGACCGGTCTGTCAGGCATCGATCCTTCGCTATTCCTGGCCCGATTCGGGAACCAGCGTGATCCTGTTTGCAAATCCAGCCTCGCACACAGGACGCGAAAATGGCCTGCTTCGCGTTAGCAAAGACGAAGGACAAACATGGTCCGACGTGCAAACCATTTACCCGGGCGCGTTCGCCTATTGCTGTCTGACCAAAATGACGGACGGCCGCGTGGGCGTGTTGTTCGAACGTGATGGTTACCGCACCATCAGCTTTACTGCCATTCGTCTACCGAATCAAAACCCGAGTACCCAACATGACCCAGCAGAATAG
- a CDS encoding AGE family epimerase/isomerase: protein MDELRRNQLIATYRDGLLNDTLPFWITHSVDRQHGGFMTSLNRDGTVIDTDKSVWQQGRFTWLLGELYNNVEQRDEWLELAKHGAEFLDQHCFDPSDGRMWFHLARDGSPIRKRRYAFSESFAAIAYGELAKATGEDRYAERAQQTFQRFIDHNLNPQGTQSKYTATRPTRDMGFPMITIVTAQQLRGSIELANADEWIDRSIDDIRQHHIKPDIQCVMETVQADGGLLDHFDGRTLNPGHAIECAWFIMQEGKIRGDQGLIQTGCQMLDWMWQRGWDQEHGGLLYFVDVNGLPVQEYWHDMKFWWPQCEAIIATLLAFQLTGDPKYADWHRQIHEWAHDHFPDPQHGEWFGYLHRDGSVSSQLKGNRWKGPFHMPRMQMTCWQMLSEQSP, encoded by the coding sequence ATGGACGAACTTCGCCGCAACCAGCTCATCGCGACCTACCGCGATGGTTTGCTGAACGACACGCTGCCGTTCTGGATCACGCACAGCGTTGACCGCCAGCATGGCGGCTTCATGACCAGCCTGAACCGCGACGGCACCGTGATCGACACCGACAAGTCCGTTTGGCAGCAGGGCAGATTCACCTGGCTGCTAGGCGAACTTTACAACAACGTCGAACAACGCGACGAGTGGTTGGAACTGGCCAAGCACGGCGCCGAATTCTTGGACCAACACTGCTTCGATCCTAGCGACGGGCGGATGTGGTTCCATCTAGCCCGCGATGGAAGTCCCATTCGAAAGCGGCGGTACGCTTTCTCGGAAAGCTTCGCCGCGATTGCTTACGGTGAACTTGCCAAAGCGACCGGAGAGGACCGATACGCCGAAAGAGCGCAGCAGACGTTTCAACGATTCATCGACCACAACCTGAATCCGCAGGGCACGCAGTCCAAATACACCGCCACGCGGCCTACACGCGACATGGGTTTCCCGATGATCACCATCGTCACCGCTCAGCAGCTGCGCGGTTCCATTGAACTGGCTAACGCCGATGAATGGATCGATCGCAGCATCGACGACATTCGCCAGCATCACATCAAACCAGACATCCAGTGCGTGATGGAGACAGTGCAAGCCGACGGCGGGTTGCTAGACCATTTCGACGGGCGAACGCTGAACCCGGGCCACGCTATCGAATGCGCTTGGTTCATCATGCAAGAAGGAAAAATCCGCGGCGATCAAGGGTTGATCCAAACCGGATGCCAGATGCTGGATTGGATGTGGCAGCGTGGTTGGGACCAAGAACACGGCGGTCTGCTGTACTTCGTCGATGTCAACGGATTGCCGGTCCAAGAGTACTGGCACGATATGAAATTTTGGTGGCCCCAGTGCGAAGCGATCATCGCCACCCTGCTTGCTTTCCAATTGACCGGCGATCCCAAGTACGCGGACTGGCATCGCCAAATCCACGAATGGGCACATGACCATTTCCCCGATCCACAGCATGGTGAATGGTTCGGCTATCTGCACCGTGACGGCAGCGTCAGTTCCCAACTGAAGGGCAATCGATGGAAGGGCCCCTTCCATATGCCCCGGATGCAAATGACGTGTTGGCAGATGCTATCCGAGCAATCGCCATAG
- a CDS encoding AraC family transcriptional regulator: protein MKASYEKLLLSAGESFRCFDRSTLRSPVKWHRHPEIELTYIPSGAGSRVVGDHIGSYADFDLVLLGSQLPHTWASDEFRGQTYDLHSAIVLQFHPEFLGPDFFRTGEMSDVSTLLQRAGRGLWFPAQMAKSIGARMHGLVDQVGAVRMIELLTILHQLSQCQDAVSLATPYYRATESEEVETRIQVICDRIAERLTDPELSHGDLAALAGMNPSAFSRFFKQSTGRTLSAYINELRIGFACRLLIDTDDSILSISQQSGYVNLSNFNRRFRQHRTMTPRDYRQRIRIAV from the coding sequence ATGAAGGCGTCATATGAAAAGTTGCTGCTGTCTGCGGGAGAGTCCTTTCGGTGTTTCGATCGATCCACGCTGCGTTCGCCTGTGAAATGGCACCGGCACCCGGAAATCGAGCTGACCTACATACCGTCCGGGGCGGGTTCGCGAGTGGTGGGGGATCACATTGGCAGCTATGCCGATTTCGACTTGGTGCTGCTCGGTTCACAGCTTCCCCACACCTGGGCATCGGACGAATTTCGCGGGCAGACATACGATCTGCACTCGGCCATCGTATTGCAGTTTCATCCTGAATTTTTGGGCCCCGATTTCTTTCGCACCGGCGAGATGTCGGATGTGTCGACACTTTTGCAGCGCGCCGGTCGCGGTCTTTGGTTTCCGGCCCAGATGGCAAAGTCGATTGGTGCTCGCATGCACGGTTTGGTCGACCAGGTCGGCGCGGTGCGGATGATCGAACTGCTAACGATCCTGCACCAGTTGTCGCAGTGCCAAGACGCTGTGTCGTTGGCCACGCCGTACTATCGTGCCACGGAAAGCGAAGAAGTCGAGACACGGATCCAGGTGATCTGCGACCGCATTGCCGAACGTTTGACAGATCCCGAATTGTCGCACGGTGATCTTGCGGCGTTGGCGGGCATGAACCCGTCGGCGTTCAGTCGGTTCTTCAAGCAATCGACCGGCCGAACGTTATCTGCCTACATCAACGAACTGCGAATCGGATTCGCCTGTCGCTTGCTAATCGATACCGACGATTCGATTTTGTCGATCAGCCAGCAATCCGGATACGTGAACCTATCCAATTTCAACCGTCGCTTTCGCCAGCACCGGACCATGACGCCCCGCGACTACCGTCAACGAATTCGAATCGCGGTCTGA
- a CDS encoding dihydrodipicolinate synthase family protein, with protein MTQQNSVHRLQGLIAATYTPMNRDGSLNLAVVPEMVQHLIRDGVSGIYVCGSTGEGMSLTSDERRQVAQSYVTAVDGRLPVIVQVGHNSLAEAKQLAAHASEIGADIVSATCPSYFKVSDVPTLVDCMADLASAAADLPFYYYHIPILTGSTIQMADFLEHAADRIPNLAGLKYTDTKLFEFQHCLELADRKFDVVWGCDEMLLGAIATGAEAAIGSTYNIAAPVYQHVIDAVAAGDLPRARRWQARSIDMIRTMGRYPFHSAMKAVLAIRGLDFGGCRLPQGRLSQSETETLQRELDAIGFFEWSSPQSSADS; from the coding sequence ATGACCCAGCAGAATAGCGTCCATCGGCTACAAGGCCTGATCGCAGCGACCTACACACCGATGAACCGTGACGGGAGCCTGAATTTGGCGGTCGTTCCGGAAATGGTCCAGCACCTGATCCGCGATGGCGTATCGGGGATCTACGTTTGCGGCAGCACCGGCGAGGGGATGTCGCTGACAAGCGATGAACGTCGCCAAGTCGCACAGTCGTACGTGACTGCTGTCGATGGTCGACTGCCGGTGATCGTGCAGGTCGGGCACAACAGTCTTGCCGAAGCGAAACAACTGGCTGCCCACGCAAGCGAGATTGGTGCGGACATTGTCTCGGCGACTTGCCCCTCGTACTTCAAAGTTTCCGACGTTCCCACGTTGGTCGATTGCATGGCGGACTTGGCTTCGGCTGCTGCCGACCTGCCGTTCTATTACTACCACATCCCGATCCTGACCGGATCGACGATCCAAATGGCCGACTTTTTGGAACACGCGGCCGACCGGATCCCCAACCTAGCGGGACTGAAATACACCGATACGAAGCTGTTCGAATTCCAACACTGTCTGGAACTCGCCGACCGCAAGTTCGACGTCGTTTGGGGCTGTGACGAGATGCTGTTGGGCGCGATCGCCACGGGTGCCGAAGCGGCGATTGGCAGCACCTACAACATCGCGGCACCGGTTTACCAACACGTGATCGATGCGGTTGCGGCGGGTGATCTGCCGAGGGCCCGCCGATGGCAAGCGAGATCGATCGACATGATTCGCACCATGGGACGGTACCCTTTCCATTCGGCGATGAAGGCGGTCTTGGCGATACGTGGACTTGATTTTGGTGGCTGCCGATTGCCTCAGGGCCGCCTGTCGCAATCGGAGACCGAAACGCTGCAACGCGAACTCGACGCGATCGGATTCTTCGAATGGTCCAGCCCCCAATCGTCGGCGGATTCATGA
- a CDS encoding PIG-L deacetylase family protein: MTTSKPTSDRKVALAFMAHPDDAEITCAGTLIRLARLGWTVHIATTTGGDCGALSGKPEDVARMRFDEGTAAAKLMGATFHCLNEPDGRLVYDRTSLQKSIDLFRQIAPTLVITMPMSDYHADHEVTGQLGRAASFVYAAPNASKLDLVDGSQVPHLYYCDGHGGEDRLGNPISPTTYVEVTEQMDLKTEMLACHASQREWLRSHNGIDNYLSAMRDYNLRRGSDIGVTAAESFVQHRGHGHPHHDLLSELFPTAQSQPATPKSLSETL, translated from the coding sequence ATGACCACATCCAAGCCCACTAGCGACCGCAAGGTGGCACTCGCGTTCATGGCCCACCCCGACGATGCCGAGATCACCTGCGCGGGCACACTGATCCGACTGGCTCGATTAGGCTGGACGGTGCACATCGCCACCACCACAGGCGGTGACTGCGGTGCACTCTCAGGCAAGCCGGAAGACGTCGCACGCATGCGGTTCGACGAGGGTACAGCTGCGGCAAAGTTGATGGGTGCCACCTTTCATTGCCTGAATGAACCGGACGGACGATTGGTTTACGATCGCACATCGCTGCAGAAGTCGATCGATCTGTTCCGCCAAATCGCACCCACGTTGGTGATCACGATGCCAATGTCGGACTACCACGCCGACCACGAAGTCACCGGCCAGCTCGGCCGTGCGGCAAGCTTTGTGTACGCGGCACCAAACGCATCGAAGTTGGATTTGGTCGACGGGTCTCAGGTACCGCACCTTTACTACTGCGACGGGCACGGCGGCGAAGACCGATTGGGCAACCCGATTTCGCCCACCACCTACGTCGAAGTCACTGAGCAAATGGACCTAAAAACAGAAATGTTGGCCTGCCATGCCAGTCAACGCGAGTGGTTACGTTCTCACAACGGCATCGACAATTACCTGTCGGCGATGCGTGACTACAACCTACGGCGCGGCAGCGACATCGGCGTGACAGCCGCAGAGTCATTCGTGCAACACCGTGGTCATGGCCATCCACACCACGACCTGCTATCCGAATTGTTCCCAACGGCCCAATCACAACCGGCCACACCGAAATCACTATCGGAGACTCTCTGA
- the nagB gene encoding glucosamine-6-phosphate deaminase, with protein sequence MNKRVSAPSTDHNQSVTDQKSVVSPTSGNGIAIQIFPDSDLASRAAADEIAALIRSRASEQRCCVLGLATGSTPVRVYQELVRQHQDEGLSLENVITFNLDEYLPMAPDAQQSYVRFMQQNLFNHVDIPAQNIHIPDGTIATEDVPNYCRDYEDRIIRAGGIDLQLLGIGRTGHIGFNEPGSTADSITRMVTLDPVTRADAANDFGGIEKVPSHAITMGVRTILQSRRIRLLAFGDHKASIVQRTIEGEVSTDIPATYLQSHSDVQFLLDPDAAALTSPTAFANEL encoded by the coding sequence ATGAACAAGCGTGTTTCCGCCCCTAGCACTGATCACAACCAGTCCGTTACCGATCAAAAATCTGTCGTGTCGCCCACGAGTGGAAATGGAATTGCAATCCAGATTTTCCCCGATTCAGATCTGGCCAGTCGAGCGGCCGCGGACGAAATCGCCGCATTGATCCGCAGTCGCGCCAGCGAACAGCGATGTTGCGTGTTGGGTTTGGCGACGGGATCCACACCGGTACGCGTCTACCAGGAACTCGTGCGGCAACACCAAGACGAAGGGCTATCGCTAGAAAACGTCATCACGTTCAATTTGGACGAATACCTTCCCATGGCCCCCGACGCACAGCAAAGCTATGTGCGTTTCATGCAGCAGAACCTGTTCAACCACGTGGACATCCCCGCACAGAACATCCACATCCCTGATGGCACGATTGCGACGGAGGACGTTCCGAACTACTGCCGCGATTATGAAGACAGAATCATTCGTGCCGGTGGAATCGACCTGCAACTATTGGGCATTGGCCGAACCGGTCACATTGGATTCAACGAACCGGGATCGACGGCCGATTCCATCACACGGATGGTCACCCTGGATCCCGTGACACGCGCCGATGCAGCCAACGACTTTGGCGGTATCGAAAAGGTTCCATCGCATGCGATCACGATGGGAGTCCGAACGATCTTGCAGTCTCGCCGCATCCGATTGCTGGCCTTTGGCGATCACAAAGCGTCGATCGTTCAGCGGACCATCGAAGGCGAGGTATCCACCGACATCCCAGCCACCTATTTGCAATCGCACTCCGATGTCCAATTCTTGCTGGATCCGGATGCCGCTGCGTTGACCAGCCCCACCGCTTTTGCCAACGAACTTTAA
- a CDS encoding Gfo/Idh/MocA family protein produces MKDKSRDQHGSNSVTSRRDVLRHGASLTAAVAVGAHGSRMVHAETPSADPNRTINIGIVGAGGRGTGAVNDSLTINENVRLVAIADLDQANAERLRKGMQTRHGEKVDVKDDRIHTGLDGYKAILDAPDIDVVYLTTSPGFRPSHIAEAVSAGKHVFAEKPSCVDPAGYRVCTAAHDQAVKNGTAIVTGTQYRRQINYVEAVRNIHDGMIGDIIGATTRYCSGGIWYKNRAEGVSDTQYQLNNWMHFIWLSGDQITEQAVHNIDLMNWVMGAPPESAYGSGGRFTRPEDSEMWDSMSIDYMYPGDRPVSFMCRQIPGSKGDNGSTIRGTKGTAIIGSGSSGSQILDRDGKEIWKLGGSIADAYRQEHKDLMDSIRAGKPIVELRETANSSLTAVLGRMAAYTGQKVTWDFATKESTLDLFPESIDWDGERPAPAYAIPGKTKLA; encoded by the coding sequence ATGAAAGACAAGTCACGCGACCAACACGGTTCCAACAGCGTCACTAGCCGGCGAGACGTATTGCGCCACGGTGCATCACTGACGGCTGCTGTCGCGGTCGGCGCCCATGGCAGCCGAATGGTCCACGCAGAAACGCCCAGTGCTGACCCGAATCGCACCATCAACATTGGCATCGTCGGTGCAGGCGGCCGCGGCACCGGCGCCGTCAACGATTCGCTGACGATCAATGAAAACGTCCGACTGGTCGCGATCGCGGATTTGGATCAAGCCAACGCCGAGCGGCTTCGCAAGGGAATGCAGACCCGGCACGGCGAAAAGGTCGACGTCAAAGACGATCGGATTCACACCGGACTGGACGGATACAAAGCCATCTTGGATGCGCCAGACATTGATGTCGTCTACCTGACCACGTCCCCCGGATTTCGCCCATCGCATATCGCCGAAGCGGTCAGCGCGGGCAAACACGTCTTTGCTGAAAAACCATCCTGTGTCGATCCAGCCGGCTATCGCGTCTGCACCGCGGCTCATGACCAAGCCGTCAAAAATGGAACGGCGATCGTCACCGGGACTCAGTACCGACGTCAGATCAACTATGTCGAAGCGGTGCGCAACATCCACGACGGAATGATCGGCGACATCATCGGTGCGACCACACGATACTGTTCCGGCGGCATCTGGTACAAAAACCGAGCCGAAGGCGTCAGCGATACTCAGTATCAACTGAACAACTGGATGCACTTCATTTGGTTGTCCGGTGACCAGATCACCGAACAAGCGGTTCACAACATCGACCTGATGAATTGGGTGATGGGCGCACCGCCCGAATCCGCCTATGGATCCGGTGGACGCTTCACACGTCCGGAAGACAGCGAGATGTGGGACAGCATGTCGATTGACTACATGTACCCCGGCGATCGTCCGGTATCGTTCATGTGCCGCCAAATCCCGGGATCCAAGGGCGACAACGGCAGCACGATCCGTGGCACCAAGGGGACCGCGATCATTGGATCGGGCAGCAGTGGGTCCCAAATCCTGGATCGCGATGGAAAAGAAATCTGGAAACTCGGCGGCAGCATCGCGGATGCCTACCGCCAAGAACACAAGGACCTGATGGATTCGATTCGTGCCGGCAAACCCATCGTCGAACTGCGGGAAACAGCGAACAGTTCCTTGACCGCCGTGTTAGGACGAATGGCAGCCTACACCGGCCAGAAAGTCACCTGGGATTTCGCGACCAAGGAATCCACCTTGGACCTGTTCCCCGAATCGATTGATTGGGACGGCGAACGCCCAGCCCCAGCCTACGCAATCCCAGGCAAGACCAAACTCGCCTAG